One segment of Patescibacteria group bacterium DNA contains the following:
- a CDS encoding type II toxin-antitoxin system RelE/ParE family toxin, which produces MISKFEIVYTKSAVKDIERMDKVVKRKLKLKLELFLKNPLKNAKKLINPIIGSYRWWIGNHRVIFDVGGNKIVVLKIGHRKDIYK; this is translated from the coding sequence ATGATTTCAAAATTTGAGATTGTTTACACAAAATCCGCTGTTAAGGATATTGAAAGAATGGATAAGGTGGTGAAGAGAAAATTAAAGTTAAAGCTGGAATTATTTTTAAAAAACCCTCTCAAAAATGCTAAAAAGCTCATAAATCCCATAATAGGAAGTTACCGGTGGTGGATTGGCAATCACAGAGTAATTTTTGATGTGGGCGGGAATAAAATAGTTGTTTTGAAAATCGGGCATAGGAAAGATATATATAAATAG
- a CDS encoding type II toxin-antitoxin system Phd/YefM family antitoxin: MDVINATVLRNNFSTALATVNTEKEYLLVAKKGKIVSALVNIDLFEDLLALSNKSYVKSIKTAREEYKKGNVLSHLEVFGEI, translated from the coding sequence ATGGATGTAATAAATGCCACTGTTTTAAGAAACAATTTTTCAACCGCTCTTGCCACTGTTAATACAGAAAAAGAGTATCTCCTTGTTGCCAAAAAAGGGAAAATAGTATCTGCTTTGGTAAACATAGACTTGTTTGAAGATCTTTTGGCTTTATCTAATAAGTCGTATGTTAAGAGCATAAAAACAGCAAGAGAAGAATATAAAAAGGGCAATGTATTAAGCCATCTTGAGGTGTTTGGGGAGATATGA